The Pan paniscus chromosome 1, NHGRI_mPanPan1-v2.0_pri, whole genome shotgun sequence genome has a segment encoding these proteins:
- the LOC134731219 gene encoding uncharacterized protein LOC134731219 — MSQETLRPQPSRSLHLHTMSQETLTLQPSRSLHLHTVSQETLTLQPSRSLHLHTVSQATLTLQPSRSLHLHTVSQGPPDHSLPEASIYTPCHKRPSDYSLPEASIYTPCHKDPQTTAFQKPPSTHHVTGDPHTTAFQKPPSTHRVTRTPRPQPSRSLQLHTMSQETRRPQPSRSLRLHTLSRDPQTTAFQKPPTTHHVTRDPQTTAFQKPPSTHRVTRTPRPQPSRSLHLHTVSQETLRLQPSRSLHLHTLSRDPQTTAFQKPPSTHHVTRDPQTTAFQKPPSTHRVTRTPRPQPSRSLHLHTVSQGPPDHSLPEASIYTPCHRRPSHYSLPEASIYTPCHETPRPQPSRSLHPHTVSQETLTL, encoded by the coding sequence ATGTCACAGGAGACCCTCAGACCACAGCCTTCCAGAAGCCTCCATCTACATACCATGTCACAGGAGACCCTCACACTACAGCCTTCCAGAAGCCTCCATCTACACACCGTGTCACAAGAGACCCTCACACTACAGCCTTCCAGAAGCCTCCATCTACACACCGTGTCACAAGCGACCCTCACACTACAGCCTTCCAGAAGCCTCCATCTACACACCGTGTCACAAGGACCCCCAGACCACAGCCTTCCAGAAGCCTCCATCTACACACCGTGTCACAAGAGACCCTCAGACTACAGCCTTCCAGAAGCCTCCATCTACACACCGTGTCACAAGGACCCCCAGACCACAGCCTTCCAGAAGCCTCCATCTACACACCATGTCACAGGAGACCCTCACACTACAGCCTTCCAGAAGCCTCCATCTACACACCGTGTCACAAGGACCCCCAGACCACAGCCTTCCAGAAGCCTCCAACTACACACCATGTCACAAGAGACCCGCAGACCACAGCCTTCCAGAAGCCTCCGTCTACACACCCTGTCACGAGACCCCCAGACCACAGCCTTCCAGAAGCCTCCAACTACACACCATGTCACAAGAGACCCGCAGACCACAGCCTTCCAGAAGCCTCCATCTACACACCGTGTCACAAGGACCCCCAGACCACAGCCTTCCAGAAGCCTCCATCTACACACCGTGTCACAAGAGACCCTCAGACTACAGCCTTCCAGAAGCCTCCATCTACACACCCTGTCACGAGACCCCCAGACCACAGCCTTCCAGAAGCCTCCATCTACACACCATGTCACAAGAGACCCTCAGACTACAGCCTTCCAGAAGCCTCCATCTACACACCGTGTCACAAGGACCCCCAGACCACAGCCTTCCAGAAGCCTCCATCTACACACCGTGTCACAAGGACCCCCAGACCACAGCCTTCCAGAAGCCTCCATCTACACACCATGTCACAGGAGACCCTCACACTACAGCCTTCCAGAAGCCTCCATCTACACACCCTGTCATGAGACCCCCAGACCACAGCCTTCCAGAAGCCTCCATCCACACACCGTGTCACAAGAGACCCTCACACTATAG